The Levilactobacillus namurensis genomic interval CTGGGAAGGCAAACCCAAGTATTAAACCTGATAAGATCACCATTTTCAATACAGGTCTGCCGCTCCAGGAATCACTAGAATCAGGCTCACTGGTCATCCGCTGGCTAACCAACTGTTCTAGTCCGGTAAGGCGCTGACCTCCGCCAATGCTAAACCGCTTCGACGATGAACAACTGGGCGCTGAAGTCGCTGGAATATCCCTTGGCCGGCTTCACGGACGGCACGAAGTACCCTGCCGCCATCAGCTCGGTCCCAGAGAAGTGTTCTGCCCCGCCGTTGACCCTGTACTGCCGTTTAGGATCCAGCCCCTGGAAGAACTGGCGCTGGTACGGCGCGTTAGGGTGATTCAACAATTGGTACCGCCCGAAGATGCCTTGAGACTGGTCGGGCGCCACCACGCCCCAGCTGGTCAGGTTGCCATCACCGGCAAACGGACTGTCGATCCGGTAGAATTTACCGAACTGGAAGAGCCGCCGGTACTGGTGGTAAAAGGCCACCTGTTCCTTGATCTGCTGCAACTCGTCCGGCGTCATCTGGGTGATGTCTAACTCGTAACCCAGGTCCCCGAAGAAGGCGACCGCACCCCGGGTAGTCAGTGACGTGATTCGCCCGTTCTGCTCGTTCGGCACCGCGGAGACGTGGGCGCCCATCATGGCTTGCGGGTACCCGTACGACGTGCCGTACTGGATCTTCAAACGCTCCACGGCATCCGTATCGTCGCTGGTCCAAGCTTGGGGAGCGTAGTACATCATCCCCAAGTCGAACCGTCCGCCCCCGGACGCGCAGGACTCGAACAAAACGTCCGGGTAAGCCTGCGTCAACCGGTCATACAGATCGTAGACCCCCAGGATATAACGGTGCGCTAACTCCAGTTGGCTGGTCGCTTCCAGCTGATGGCTGAAGGCTTCGGTGATGTTCCGATTCATGTCCCACTTGATGTAATCTAGGTGGGTCTCATCGATGATTTGACTGATCCGTTGTGCCAGATAGTCGACCACGTCTTTACGGGACATGTCCAAGACGAACTGGTGCCGGCTAGGTGTCAGCTCAGCATGCGGGTCGCCAATCAGCCAATCCGGATGGGCCCGGTAGAGGTCGCTGTCCTTGGAGACCATTTCCGGTTCAAACCACAGTCCCAGCTGCATATCTAGCGCGTGGACCTGGTCACAGAAGTGCGGCAAGCCCTGCGGGAACTTAGGCTGATTGGTGACCCAATCGCCTAGCGACGTGGTGTCGTCGTTACGGTGGCCGAACCAGCCGTCATCCAAGACGAACATGTCGATTCCCAGGTCGTGGGCCTGCCGGACGATGGTCATGAGTTTGGCTTCATCGAAATCAAAGTAAGTGGCTTCCCAGTTATTGATTAAGACCGGACGCTCCTGGTTGGCAAACTTCGAATTTACCAAGTGGTGCTGGTAGAAGTCCCCCATTTGCTGGGACAACTGGTTGAGTCCCGCCGACGTATAGCTCAAGATGGCTTCCGGCGTCTGGAAGGTGCTCTCTGGTCCCAGGTTCCAGGCGAACTCGGTCGGGTTGATCCCGATTAAGACTCGGCTGGTGGCGAACTGGTTGACCTCAACGCTATCGTTGAAGTTCCCCGAGTACACCAGGTTCAGGCCATAGGCGCTCCCCTGGGTCTCGGTGGTCTCCGGTCGGGCCAGCATCATGAACGGGTTCTCCTGGGCACTCGAGGCGCCGCGGAGACTGGCGATGCTCTGACTGCCCGGCCGCAGTCGGTTGCGGTACAGGTGCCGTTCCCGGGCCCAATCGCCGGCGAACTGGAGGAAATCGTACCGGTCATCCGGCAGATCCAGCTGGGCGCTGTAAGCGGTGTTCAGGGTGACCGCCGTGGCCGTCGGGTTTTCGAAAGTCGCACTGCGGACGATCACGTCCTGGTGCGGGAAGACCGCGTAGTTTAGGTGTTGTAAGACCCCCGTCAACCGGTCCTTCAAGGTGATGGTCAACGTCTGTGCATCATCTTGGGTGTCGTCGAAGGTCGATGGCAACTTGGGCAACCGCTGCTTGCCCGCCGTCAGCTGATAGTCTTGGTAGACGAATTCGGAAATCCGACTACCATTGGGCTGCGTCAGCTGAAAGGCCGGGTAGCGGTAATCTCCCTTCCCAAAGCTCGCGTACTCGGTCTTGACCAGTTCCGGTTGAAAGTCCGGCAGGTCGTCATGCCAAGTCGGGGTCCCGCCCCGCTCCTCGCGCGCGGTGAGGTTGGGATAGGCGTCTTTGACGGGAATCCGGTCGCCGTAGTAGACCTGTCCTAAGGTCTGGTTAGGCAGTATTTCAACGATATAGCTGGTGTGGTCGGTCTGGAGATGAAAGACCGTGGCCGCTGGATTAATGGTGATCGACATGGTGACGTTCCTCCTGACTTGGAATCTCTAAATCAATGGTTTCCTGTTGATAATAGGTGCGCCGGTCGCGATCATCGATGGGCCGCTGCACGGTGGCGGGGGTCCCATAAGCGACCACGTTGGCCGGCAGGTCCTTAGTGACCAGGCTGCCGGCGCCCACCACGGTATTCTCGCCAATGGTGACGCCGGGCAAGACCGTAACGTTGGCCCCCAACCAGACATTTTCGCCTAAATGAATCGGGCGATTATACTGGTAGGCGCGCCGGCGCAGCTGGGGCTCGACCGGGTGACCCGCCGTGGCTAACGTCACGTTGGGCCCCAACATGGTGTGGTCGCCGATGAAGATATCACCGTCGTCGACCAGCGTTAAATGAAAGTTGGCGTAGACCCCCGCCCCCAGATGGACGTGGTGGCCACCCCAGTTGGCATAAAATGGTTGTTCTAAGTAACAGTCCGGCCCCACCGTTGCGAGGTGTGCTTGGAGCCACCGACTCCGACCGGCGATATCGGTAAAGGGTAACTGGTTATACTCGGCCAGAGCCGCCTGGTAGCGGGTCTGTTCGGCCATCAGACTGGCCTCGCTGGGGTCGTAGAGCTGACCGGCTAACATCCGCTGGCGGTTCTCCGCCGGGGTGATGTCGGTTAAGTGTCGTAACGTGATAAGTCAACATCTCCTCGATTAATTATGTATGAATCTAAACACTGGGCTCCCGGGCCACCAATGGGACGAAGTCACCCGGGTCGATCCCCTGCGCGTACAGTTGGGCTAAAAGGCAACGCATCTCATCGATTTGGTGCGCCAAGGCCGCCTGTTCCTGCGCTTGAGTCGCCTGGATCTCCTGTAATTGTTCCGCCAGCGTCGTGCATAACTGCTGGCGCTGGGTGGCCGAGACTGGCCGGCGGGTGACCATCACGCCCCGCCCCTGGGATCGAGGCATCACCGAAGCCGGTTCAACAATTAGGGTCCCCGAATGTAAATTCTTCAGGTAGACCAATTGACGTTTTACCAGACATTCTGCCCGTTTGGCTAACCGCAATTGGTGATGATAATAG includes:
- a CDS encoding alpha-galactosidase — encoded protein: MSITINPAATVFHLQTDHTSYIVEILPNQTLGQVYYGDRIPVKDAYPNLTAREERGGTPTWHDDLPDFQPELVKTEYASFGKGDYRYPAFQLTQPNGSRISEFVYQDYQLTAGKQRLPKLPSTFDDTQDDAQTLTITLKDRLTGVLQHLNYAVFPHQDVIVRSATFENPTATAVTLNTAYSAQLDLPDDRYDFLQFAGDWARERHLYRNRLRPGSQSIASLRGASSAQENPFMMLARPETTETQGSAYGLNLVYSGNFNDSVEVNQFATSRVLIGINPTEFAWNLGPESTFQTPEAILSYTSAGLNQLSQQMGDFYQHHLVNSKFANQERPVLINNWEATYFDFDEAKLMTIVRQAHDLGIDMFVLDDGWFGHRNDDTTSLGDWVTNQPKFPQGLPHFCDQVHALDMQLGLWFEPEMVSKDSDLYRAHPDWLIGDPHAELTPSRHQFVLDMSRKDVVDYLAQRISQIIDETHLDYIKWDMNRNITEAFSHQLEATSQLELAHRYILGVYDLYDRLTQAYPDVLFESCASGGGRFDLGMMYYAPQAWTSDDTDAVERLKIQYGTSYGYPQAMMGAHVSAVPNEQNGRITSLTTRGAVAFFGDLGYELDITQMTPDELQQIKEQVAFYHQYRRLFQFGKFYRIDSPFAGDGNLTSWGVVAPDQSQGIFGRYQLLNHPNAPYQRQFFQGLDPKRQYRVNGGAEHFSGTELMAAGYFVPSVKPAKGYSSDFSAQLFIVEAV
- a CDS encoding sugar O-acetyltransferase — its product is MLAGQLYDPSEASLMAEQTRYQAALAEYNQLPFTDIAGRSRWLQAHLATVGPDCYLEQPFYANWGGHHVHLGAGVYANFHLTLVDDGDIFIGDHTMLGPNVTLATAGHPVEPQLRRRAYQYNRPIHLGENVWLGANVTVLPGVTIGENTVVGAGSLVTKDLPANVVAYGTPATVQRPIDDRDRRTYYQQETIDLEIPSQEERHHVDHH